The DNA window GGGGGTTGAAACCGGCCTCCGAAGCTTTGTCCAGAAAGTCCAGGGTCAGCTACGGGGTAAAATTAACGCCTGTATTTCCTGAGGATGTAAAAACCTATGGCGTAGAGCATCCCAGCCAGAGGGATGGCGAGAATGAATCCTAAAAACCCCATCGCTTTTACCCCGATCAGAATGCTTAAAATTACCAGGATGGCCGGCATTCCGGTTGCTTCACTTATTATTTTAGGCAGAAGGATACGAACCAGAATTTGCTGATAAATTACCAGGGGAAGAAAAACCCAGAGGGTAACTTCAGGCCGTTGAAAAAGGGCCAGCACGGCCGGGAAGAACATCGCTATCGGCTCGCCTATGTACGGAACTAAGGTCATAAATCCACAGATAAACCCCACAGGCAGGGCAAAACTCAAACCAGCTACTTCCATCAGT is part of the Anaerolineae bacterium genome and encodes:
- a CDS encoding AI-2E family transporter is translated as FHDELSLISEALQKTFGAYVRGEGLVALLYGLGVVLLMEVAGLSFALPVGFICGFMTLVPYIGEPIAMFFPAVLALFQRPEVTLWVFLPLVIYQQILVRILLPKIISEATGMPAILVILSILIGVKAMGFLGFILAIPLAGMLYAIGFYILRKYRR